One Blattabacterium cuenoti DNA window includes the following coding sequences:
- a CDS encoding DUF2795 domain-containing protein: protein MYWTLELASHLEDAPWPATKEELIDFAIRTGAPLEVVENLQQLENGEGEVFESIEDIWADYPRDDEDFYWNRDEYEL from the coding sequence ATGTATTGGACTTTAGAATTAGCTTCTCATTTAGAAGATGCCCCTTGGCCTGCAACAAAAGAGGAATTAATTGATTTTGCTATTCGTACTGGGGCACCATTAGAAGTAGTGGAAAACCTCCAACAATTAGAAAACGGAGAAGGAGAAGTTTTTGAATCAATAGAAGATATATGGGCAGATTATCCACGTGATGATGAAGATTTTTATTGGAATAGAGATGAATATGAACTTTAA
- the pdxH gene encoding pyridoxamine 5'-phosphate oxidase, whose translation MIFDLSHYRKNYKKGSLLESDVPLEPLKLFHFWFQEEKNFHKIDEEPNAMSISTIGEDGVPETRIVLLKMYSEKGFVFYTNYLSLKGRSIKNNPKACLSFYWPNTERQVLIKGNVLKLSIKKSDEYFYKRPKENQIGCWASRQSTIIPSKKYLFNEYQKWNNFFQKNRIKRPFYWGGYIVKPYKMEFWKGQPNRLHDRLIYNYFKEEKDWKLCRLSP comes from the coding sequence ATGATTTTTGATTTAAGTCATTATAGAAAAAATTATAAAAAAGGTTCTTTGTTAGAATCTGATGTTCCTTTGGAGCCTTTAAAATTATTTCATTTTTGGTTTCAAGAAGAAAAGAATTTTCATAAAATTGATGAAGAACCAAATGCAATGTCTATTTCCACTATAGGAGAAGATGGAGTTCCAGAAACAAGAATTGTTCTATTGAAAATGTATTCTGAAAAAGGTTTTGTTTTTTATACTAATTATCTTAGCTTAAAAGGAAGATCTATTAAAAATAATCCAAAAGCTTGTCTTTCTTTTTATTGGCCCAATACAGAAAGACAAGTCCTTATTAAAGGAAATGTTTTAAAACTATCAATAAAAAAATCAGATGAATATTTTTATAAAAGACCTAAAGAAAATCAAATAGGATGTTGGGCCTCAAGACAAAGTACTATAATTCCATCCAAAAAATATTTATTTAATGAATATCAAAAATGGAACAATTTTTTTCAAAAAAATAGAATTAAAAGACCTTTTTATTGGGGGGGATATATTGTAAAACCATATAAAATGGAATTTTGGAAAGGACAACCCAATAGACTTCATGACAGATTAATTTACAACTATTTTAAAGAAGAAAAAGATTGGAAATTATGTAGATTATCGCCCTAA
- the fmt gene encoding methionyl-tRNA formyltransferase yields the protein MRKLPRIVFIGGTQFSLFSLKELFINKYNIVGIITNPDNLIYRRNASRTIIMNPIKKYALENHIPLLQPKNLLDSSFFKNLKIWNADIQIVVSFRILPKKVWGSPKMGTFNLHASLLPQYRGFSPINWTIINGEKKTGLTTFFISNKIDSGNILLQKEVKIGEEETAGELENRLKKMSGSIILETLEGILEKKIIPLPQEDRSSSPLKNAPKISTQSCRIHWNENSIETIYNKIRGLSPVPTAWTILFLNKKRFFRFKIFVVKKIRKKHFFPIGLVIISLYKMKISVKEGFISVIECQMEGKKKMNIKNLINGIKIRKNIFVQ from the coding sequence ATGAGAAAATTACCTAGAATTGTGTTTATAGGAGGAACTCAGTTTTCTCTTTTTTCTTTAAAAGAATTATTCATTAATAAGTATAACATAGTAGGAATAATTACAAATCCTGATAATCTTATTTACAGAAGAAATGCATCACGTACTATTATAATGAATCCTATAAAAAAATACGCATTAGAAAATCATATTCCTCTTTTACAACCAAAAAATTTACTAGATTCTTCTTTTTTTAAAAATTTAAAAATTTGGAACGCAGACATACAAATTGTTGTTTCTTTTAGAATTTTACCTAAAAAAGTATGGGGATCTCCTAAAATGGGGACTTTTAATTTACACGCATCTCTTCTACCACAATATAGAGGATTTTCTCCTATCAATTGGACAATTATAAATGGAGAAAAAAAAACTGGATTAACCACTTTTTTTATTTCTAATAAAATAGATTCTGGAAATATTCTTTTGCAAAAAGAAGTTAAAATAGGAGAAGAAGAAACAGCTGGAGAACTGGAGAATAGATTGAAAAAAATGAGCGGATCAATAATATTAGAAACATTAGAGGGAATTTTGGAAAAAAAAATAATACCTCTTCCCCAAGAGGATAGGAGTTCTTCCCCATTAAAAAATGCTCCAAAAATATCTACTCAAAGTTGTAGAATTCATTGGAATGAAAATTCCATAGAAACTATTTATAATAAAATTAGAGGTCTTAGTCCTGTTCCAACTGCATGGACTATATTATTTCTCAATAAAAAAAGATTTTTTAGATTCAAAATTTTTGTTGTTAAAAAAATACGAAAAAAACATTTTTTTCCAATTGGACTAGTAATTATTTCATTGTACAAAATGAAAATTTCAGTCAAAGAAGGATTCATATCTGTTATTGAATGTCAAATGGAAGGTAAGAAAAAAATGAATATAAAAAATCTAATTAACGGAATAAAAATAAGAAAAAATATTTTTGTTCAATAA
- a CDS encoding HU family DNA-binding protein, protein MNKTELVNSIAEKTGITKIKAKNVTDAFIDTVIDSLKKGDKVTLVGFGTFSVVERNPRNGINPRTGKKIHIPGKKVAKFKIGAELTKL, encoded by the coding sequence ATGAATAAAACAGAATTGGTTAATTCAATAGCCGAAAAAACTGGGATCACAAAAATAAAAGCCAAAAATGTGACAGATGCATTTATTGATACAGTCATAGATTCTCTAAAAAAAGGAGATAAAGTTACATTAGTAGGATTTGGAACCTTTTCTGTTGTAGAGAGAAATCCAAGAAATGGAATTAATCCAAGAACTGGAAAAAAAATTCACATTCCAGGAAAAAAAGTGGCTAAATTTAAAATAGGAGCAGAACTAACAAAATTGTAA
- a CDS encoding glycine--tRNA ligase, whose translation MKENEHFFHFLISHAKTYGFVFPSSEIYGGLNAVYDYGQYGVELKNNIKEYWWKSMTQIHENIIGLETSILMHSNVWKSSGHVDKFNEFLIDNKDSKKKYNPESLIREYVNREREMDSNKRKEILSRLDQSLKKNDFLDIRVLIDELNISDPVCGSKNWTNIRPFNMMFKVKQEKGDLFLRPETAQGIFSNFLNVKKSNRMKIPFGIAQIGKSFRNEMIARQFLFRMREFEQMEMQFFVLPEEEIKWYEYWKEVRLKWHLELNLGNEKYKLRDQDKDQLAHYASIGSDIEFNFPFGFREIEGIHSRRDFDLRNHEMLSNKKLRIFFGKNQSENYIPYVIETSLGVDRLFLAIFSSSLKKEKLKKTEDHRLVLKIPPYLSPVKAAIFPLVQKDGLPEIAEKIFHEIKIDHKLIYDQKKSIGKLYRRQDAIGTPLCFTVDYDTLRTNTVTMRYRDTMIQKRVHIKKISKIIEQETGLRKILKKLY comes from the coding sequence ATGAAAGAAAACGAGCATTTTTTTCATTTTTTGATTTCTCATGCAAAAACTTATGGATTTGTTTTTCCATCTAGTGAAATTTATGGAGGATTGAATGCCGTTTATGATTATGGGCAATATGGAGTAGAATTAAAAAATAATATTAAAGAATATTGGTGGAAATCTATGACTCAAATACATGAAAATATAATAGGACTGGAGACCTCTATTCTTATGCATTCTAATGTTTGGAAATCTTCTGGACATGTTGATAAATTTAATGAATTTTTGATTGACAACAAGGATTCTAAAAAAAAATACAATCCTGAATCATTAATTAGAGAATATGTGAATAGAGAAAGAGAAATGGATTCTAATAAAAGAAAAGAAATATTATCTCGTTTGGATCAATCTTTAAAAAAGAATGATTTTTTAGATATTCGTGTTTTAATTGATGAATTAAACATTTCTGATCCTGTATGTGGTTCTAAAAATTGGACGAATATTCGTCCTTTTAATATGATGTTTAAAGTTAAACAAGAAAAAGGTGATTTATTTCTTCGTCCGGAAACTGCTCAAGGAATATTTTCTAATTTTTTGAATGTAAAAAAATCTAATAGAATGAAAATTCCATTTGGAATTGCTCAAATCGGAAAATCATTTCGGAACGAAATGATTGCAAGACAGTTTCTTTTTCGTATGCGTGAATTTGAACAAATGGAAATGCAATTTTTTGTTCTTCCTGAAGAAGAAATAAAATGGTATGAGTATTGGAAAGAAGTTCGTTTGAAATGGCATTTAGAGTTAAATTTAGGAAATGAAAAATATAAATTACGTGATCAAGATAAAGATCAATTAGCTCATTATGCTAGTATTGGTTCTGATATAGAATTTAATTTTCCTTTTGGTTTTAGAGAAATAGAAGGCATTCATTCCAGAAGAGATTTTGATTTAAGAAATCATGAGATGCTTTCCAATAAAAAACTAAGAATTTTTTTTGGAAAGAATCAATCGGAAAACTACATTCCTTATGTAATAGAAACATCTTTAGGGGTAGATCGTCTTTTTTTAGCTATATTTTCTTCTTCTCTTAAAAAGGAAAAATTAAAAAAAACTGAGGATCACCGTCTTGTTTTAAAAATACCTCCTTATTTATCTCCTGTAAAAGCGGCTATATTTCCATTGGTTCAAAAAGATGGGTTACCAGAAATTGCAGAAAAAATATTTCATGAAATAAAAATTGATCATAAATTAATTTATGATCAAAAAAAATCTATTGGAAAACTTTATCGTAGACAAGATGCTATTGGAACTCCTCTTTGCTTTACTGTAGATTATGATACGTTAAGAACAAATACAGTAACCATGAGATATAGAGATACTATGATACAAAAAAGAGTTCATATTAAGAAAATATCAAAAATAATAGAACAGGAAACTGGACTTAGAAAAATTTTAAAAAAATTATATTAA
- a CDS encoding DNA polymerase III subunit beta, translating to MHFSISRFSLLQELQDLQKITIIYQNEKNYEYFFLNILEKKLIITFSTDEVIITTEIQVVFSKKYSKEQVIVSSKLIIDLLTTFLDEILFIKLKKEKKILRIYSEQGDYDLPIFFKKKNFTHFYKKILYSKKITVFSNILLNSIENTLYVIENTEELRPILNGVFFEFSSIGFTFVSTNTYYLVKYSIKLDLDQFFDFTISKIDLKTLKKILTNEKNRVTTIEYKKSNNKINIKFSFKKKTFSCSFINEKYPDYNSVFPKKKYDISFIINRILFLNSIKRISILDDKNKTSIIRFYFNDNNKIKIYGKNSSSTLKIQYEFIHNDFKKKEINMGFNSQFLIEILSFLKEDFVRFELYTLSKVGILKPIQKNNKKKKESILILIMSVII from the coding sequence ATGCATTTTTCTATTTCTAGATTTTCTCTTTTGCAAGAGTTACAGGATTTACAGAAAATAACAATCATTTACCAAAATGAAAAAAATTATGAATATTTTTTTCTTAATATTTTAGAAAAAAAATTAATTATCACATTCTCAACGGATGAGGTTATAATTACTACAGAAATACAAGTAGTATTTTCGAAAAAGTATTCAAAAGAACAAGTAATTGTTAGTTCTAAATTGATAATAGATCTTTTGACTACATTTTTAGATGAAATTCTTTTTATAAAGTTAAAAAAAGAAAAAAAAATACTAAGGATTTACTCGGAACAAGGAGATTACGATCTTCCTATTTTTTTTAAAAAAAAAAATTTTACTCATTTTTACAAAAAAATATTATATAGTAAAAAAATTACTGTATTTTCAAACATACTTTTGAATAGCATAGAGAATACTTTGTATGTAATTGAAAATACAGAAGAATTAAGACCTATTCTGAATGGAGTTTTTTTTGAATTTTCTTCAATTGGATTTACTTTCGTATCTACGAATACTTATTATTTAGTAAAATACTCTATAAAATTAGATTTAGATCAGTTTTTTGACTTTACTATTTCAAAAATAGATCTAAAAACTTTGAAAAAAATTTTAACCAATGAAAAAAATAGAGTTACTACTATTGAGTATAAAAAATCTAACAATAAAATTAACATAAAATTTTCTTTTAAAAAGAAAACTTTTTCATGTTCGTTCATAAACGAAAAATATCCAGATTATAATTCTGTTTTTCCTAAAAAAAAATATGATATTTCATTTATTATAAATCGTATTTTGTTTCTTAATTCCATTAAAAGAATATCTATTTTAGATGATAAAAACAAAACAAGTATCATTCGTTTTTATTTTAATGATAATAACAAAATAAAAATTTATGGAAAAAATTCTTCGAGTACTTTAAAAATTCAATACGAATTCATTCATAATGATTTCAAAAAAAAAGAAATAAATATGGGCTTTAATTCTCAATTTTTAATTGAAATATTATCCTTTTTAAAAGAAGATTTTGTTAGATTTGAATTGTATACTTTGAGTAAAGTTGGTATTTTGAAGCCAATTCAAAAAAATAATAAGAAAAAAAAAGAATCCATTTTGATATTAATTATGTCAGTTATAATATGA
- the gap gene encoding type I glyceraldehyde-3-phosphate dehydrogenase: MSKIKIGINGLGRIGKLVLMSALKRNNMEVVCINDLVNSDYLAYILKYDSVHGGFKGDLHIEENYLILNGNRIKVSNEKDPKNLKWGDLDVNYVVESTGIFLTKNLAGGHLQSGAKKVILSSPPKDEEDIPMYVMGVNHNTMKSHQMIVSNASCTTNCLAPIIKVLNDNFGVLEGLMTTIHASTATQKVVDSVSIRDWKSGRSSLNNIIPSSTGAAKAVGKIIPSLNGKLTGMAFRVPISDVSVLDLTVCLKNSTNYNQVKFYMKKSSETTLKGILGYTEDEVVSTDFIGDQRISIFDANSSIMLSPTFIKIVSWYDNEVAYSTKLIDLIDYMHHSFMNI; the protein is encoded by the coding sequence ATGTCAAAAATTAAAATAGGAATCAATGGTCTTGGAAGAATAGGGAAATTAGTTTTAATGTCTGCTTTAAAGAGAAATAATATGGAAGTTGTATGTATAAATGATTTAGTCAATTCAGACTATTTAGCATATATATTAAAATATGATTCTGTACATGGGGGATTCAAAGGAGATCTTCATATAGAAGAAAATTATTTAATTTTAAATGGAAACCGTATCAAAGTTAGTAACGAAAAAGATCCAAAAAATTTAAAATGGGGTGATTTAGATGTCAATTATGTTGTAGAGTCAACTGGAATTTTTTTAACAAAAAATTTAGCTGGGGGGCATTTACAGTCAGGAGCAAAAAAGGTTATATTATCTTCTCCTCCAAAAGATGAAGAGGATATTCCAATGTATGTTATGGGGGTTAATCATAACACTATGAAATCTCATCAAATGATTGTATCTAATGCTTCTTGTACAACGAATTGTTTAGCTCCGATAATTAAAGTATTGAATGATAATTTTGGAGTATTAGAAGGATTGATGACTACTATACATGCTTCTACTGCTACTCAAAAAGTAGTAGATTCTGTTTCTATAAGAGATTGGAAATCTGGAAGATCTTCATTAAATAATATTATTCCTTCATCTACAGGTGCTGCGAAAGCAGTTGGAAAAATTATTCCAAGTTTAAATGGTAAGTTGACTGGTATGGCTTTTAGAGTCCCGATTTCTGATGTTTCTGTATTAGATTTAACTGTTTGTTTAAAAAATAGTACCAATTATAATCAGGTTAAATTCTATATGAAGAAATCATCTGAAACTACATTAAAAGGTATTTTAGGATATACGGAAGATGAAGTAGTATCTACTGACTTTATAGGAGATCAAAGAATCTCTATTTTTGATGCAAATTCTAGCATTATGTTAAGTCCTACTTTTATAAAAATAGTTTCATGGTATGATAATGAAGTTGCTTATTCAACTAAGTTGATAGATCTCATTGATTACATGCATCATTCATTTATGAATATATGA
- the trxB gene encoding thioredoxin-disulfide reductase, whose amino-acid sequence MSKEKIVNCVIIGSGPSGYSAAIYAARADLNPILFAGSQPGGQLMFTTNVDNYLGFPIGISGKNFMENCKKQAKRFNTVILYKNVSEVHFSSKKGGTHRINIENSSSLESKGIIIATGSRPKFLGIEKEKKFMGLGVSFCATCDGFFHKGKDVAVVGGGDTALEEASYLSKICKNVYLLVRKNSFKASKLLQNRVLKKKNITILFSTKILEIIGDNFLEGIKIIHNTNKTIQKLLISGLFIAIGNCPNTEIFQKKLSLDERGYILVKRGSTHTNIPGVFASGDVQDPIYRQAITSAGSGCMAALDLERYLSDI is encoded by the coding sequence ATGTCAAAAGAAAAAATAGTTAATTGCGTAATTATAGGATCTGGACCTTCCGGATATTCTGCTGCTATATATGCTGCTCGTGCAGATTTAAATCCTATTCTTTTTGCAGGATCGCAACCCGGAGGTCAATTAATGTTCACTACAAATGTAGATAATTATCTTGGATTTCCTATAGGAATTAGTGGAAAGAATTTCATGGAAAACTGTAAAAAACAAGCAAAACGATTTAATACTGTAATTTTATATAAGAATGTTAGTGAAGTTCATTTTTCAAGTAAAAAAGGAGGCACGCATCGTATTAATATAGAAAATAGTAGTAGTCTAGAAAGTAAAGGGATTATCATAGCTACAGGTTCTCGTCCTAAATTTTTGGGGATTGAAAAAGAAAAAAAATTTATGGGTTTAGGAGTTTCTTTTTGTGCCACTTGTGATGGTTTTTTTCATAAAGGAAAAGATGTCGCGGTGGTAGGTGGAGGGGATACTGCTTTGGAAGAAGCTAGTTATTTATCAAAAATTTGTAAAAATGTATATTTATTAGTAAGAAAAAATTCATTTAAAGCTTCTAAACTTTTACAAAACAGAGTTTTAAAAAAAAAAAATATAACTATATTGTTTAGTACTAAAATTTTAGAAATTATTGGAGATAATTTTTTAGAAGGAATAAAAATAATTCATAATACTAATAAAACTATTCAGAAACTTTTGATTAGTGGATTATTTATAGCCATAGGGAATTGTCCTAATACGGAGATTTTTCAAAAAAAACTTTCTTTAGATGAAAGAGGATATATTCTTGTAAAAAGGGGGAGTACTCATACTAATATACCAGGAGTATTTGCATCAGGAGATGTACAAGATCCTATTTATCGTCAAGCTATTACTTCTGCTGGTAGTGGATGTATGGCCGCTTTAGATTTAGAAAGGTATCTATCTGATATTTAA
- a CDS encoding type I restriction enzyme HsdR N-terminal domain-containing protein, translating into MSFFYFFLNYLHLKKVKNKTYIYCVIRKKFYTLTQEEVIRQYIIFLLKKVKNYKNSNLKVEIPFQINKLNKRLDLLVHLKERPYILIECKAPNISITQKTFNQISYYNKKIKAPYLMVSNGIKSFIFQVDKYTKKFLFLNHIP; encoded by the coding sequence ATGTCATTTTTCTATTTTTTTCTTAATTATTTACATTTAAAAAAAGTAAAAAATAAAACTTATATTTATTGCGTAATTAGAAAAAAATTTTATACCTTAACTCAAGAAGAAGTCATCCGACAATATATAATTTTTCTATTGAAAAAAGTGAAAAATTACAAAAATTCAAATTTAAAAGTAGAAATTCCTTTTCAAATAAACAAATTAAATAAACGATTAGATCTTTTAGTGCACTTAAAAGAAAGACCATACATATTAATTGAATGTAAAGCACCAAATATTTCTATAACACAAAAAACTTTCAATCAAATTTCTTATTATAATAAAAAAATAAAAGCTCCCTATTTAATGGTAAGTAATGGAATTAAAAGCTTTATTTTTCAAGTAGATAAATACACTAAAAAATTTTTATTTTTAAATCATATTCCATAA
- the pheT gene encoding phenylalanine--tRNA ligase subunit beta: MKISYNWIKKYLSINNLISIEKISNFLTDIGLPVRSIKKTLIENHVEDYILDIEITPNRSDAMSHYGIARDLYAVLTFRGYKKVHLSKPIIHYKKDILFDKEKHCFQIFIEEKKKCIRYSGLVISKIKIDISPRWLNFRLKSVGIKPINNIIDVTNFVMHELGQPIHVFDLDQIEGNKIIIKNAKNHTIFESIDNVTRKLNKKDLMIYDTIKPLSIAGMINSKNSNINIKTKNIFLGSAYFDPIIIRSIGRRHLIKTDAKFRFERGVDPDQTVYALQRTAVLIKKITNCKICSDIIDIYSHPIFPFKIKLRYKKIKEILGQSISNKKIKKILFLLEIVVIFECDKYLLVLVPNYRIDVQREIDLIEEILRIYGVNKIKISDNNIRISPLPNFFHKTKEKIQKVISKKLVYYGFQEIINHSMNNKSKFSCLFNSFLNRKEIDIMNPINKFYNSMRTNLLFGMIDCIKYNQNRRNVDTKFFEIGKIYFQKNKKFLEKTFLSISVSENEKEKSFITDVKNSSFFYLKGIIEQIFQLSGISNYSQILSTHPFLENSISIQYKEKNIVILGKIKKEYFSISKKIEIFYAEIDWEYFISIIQKKKVIYVPCSKYPTSKRDLSVLIDKTISFEKVYRIIKEKEKGIIKKIKIYDLYEGINFPKSKKSYTFSFFFESNKKTLTDVFIHEVMKEIEIFLKNKLGATIREENKLI; this comes from the coding sequence ATGAAAATCTCATATAATTGGATAAAAAAATATCTCTCTATCAATAATCTTATTAGCATAGAAAAAATTTCTAATTTTCTTACTGATATTGGATTACCAGTAAGAAGTATAAAAAAAACATTGATAGAAAATCATGTAGAAGATTATATACTAGACATAGAAATCACACCTAATCGTTCTGATGCTATGAGTCATTATGGAATAGCTAGAGATTTATACGCAGTTTTAACATTTCGAGGGTATAAAAAAGTACATTTATCAAAACCAATAATACATTATAAAAAAGATATTCTTTTTGATAAAGAGAAACATTGTTTTCAAATTTTTATTGAAGAAAAGAAAAAATGTATCAGATATTCTGGGTTAGTTATTTCTAAAATAAAAATAGATATCTCTCCAAGATGGTTAAATTTTAGATTAAAATCAGTTGGAATTAAACCTATCAATAATATAATAGATGTCACAAACTTCGTAATGCATGAATTAGGACAACCTATACATGTTTTCGATCTGGATCAAATAGAGGGAAATAAAATTATAATAAAAAATGCAAAAAATCATACAATTTTCGAATCTATTGATAATGTAACAAGAAAATTAAATAAAAAAGATTTAATGATTTATGATACTATAAAACCTTTATCAATAGCCGGAATGATAAATAGTAAAAACTCAAATATTAATATAAAAACTAAAAATATTTTCCTAGGAAGCGCTTATTTTGATCCAATAATTATTCGTTCTATTGGAAGAAGACATTTGATTAAAACAGATGCAAAATTTAGATTTGAAAGAGGAGTAGATCCTGATCAGACGGTATATGCATTACAAAGAACTGCGGTACTCATAAAAAAAATTACAAATTGTAAAATTTGTTCCGATATAATAGATATTTATTCTCACCCAATATTTCCTTTCAAAATAAAACTTCGTTATAAAAAAATTAAAGAAATTCTAGGACAATCCATTTCAAACAAAAAAATTAAAAAAATTTTATTTTTACTTGAAATAGTTGTTATTTTCGAGTGTGATAAATATTTATTAGTTCTTGTACCTAATTATAGAATTGATGTTCAAAGAGAAATAGATTTAATAGAAGAAATATTACGTATTTATGGTGTAAATAAAATAAAAATTTCTGATAATAATATAAGAATATCTCCCTTGCCTAATTTTTTTCACAAAACAAAAGAAAAAATACAAAAAGTTATTTCAAAAAAATTGGTTTATTATGGATTTCAAGAGATTATAAATCATTCTATGAATAATAAAAGTAAATTCTCTTGTTTATTCAATTCTTTTCTGAACAGAAAAGAAATTGATATCATGAATCCTATAAACAAATTCTATAATTCAATGCGTACTAATCTTCTATTTGGAATGATAGATTGTATAAAATATAATCAAAACAGGAGAAATGTAGATACAAAATTTTTTGAGATTGGAAAAATTTATTTTCAAAAAAATAAAAAATTTTTAGAAAAAACTTTTTTAAGTATTTCTGTTTCTGAAAATGAAAAAGAAAAAAGTTTCATAACAGATGTAAAAAATTCCTCTTTTTTTTATTTGAAAGGAATTATAGAACAAATTTTTCAATTAAGTGGAATTTCTAATTACTCCCAAATATTATCTACACATCCTTTTTTAGAAAATAGTATATCAATTCAATACAAAGAAAAAAATATTGTTATTTTAGGAAAAATAAAAAAAGAATATTTTTCTATTTCTAAAAAAATAGAAATATTTTATGCAGAAATTGATTGGGAATATTTCATTTCTATTATTCAAAAAAAAAAAGTTATTTATGTACCATGTTCAAAATATCCTACTTCAAAACGAGATTTATCAGTATTAATAGACAAAACTATTTCTTTTGAAAAGGTTTATCGAATAATTAAAGAAAAAGAAAAAGGAATAATTAAAAAAATTAAAATATATGATTTATATGAAGGAATCAATTTTCCAAAATCAAAAAAATCCTATACATTCAGTTTTTTTTTCGAAAGTAATAAAAAAACATTAACCGATGTTTTCATTCATGAAGTCATGAAAGAAATAGAAATATTTCTAAAAAATAAACTAGGAGCAACAATTAGAGAAGAGAATAAATTAATATAA